A window of the Flavobacterium sangjuense genome harbors these coding sequences:
- a CDS encoding VanZ family protein: protein MLTNNSLVLKKATFSLAVGWTLLIAVLCLVKFTDLPSIGVSEADKYVHFTFHFVFTMLWGYYFWLKLNEIALTKIVYVAISSLCYGILIEFLQEKFTTTRHADVFDVLANFSGAVVALVLFVLIKRQKLANK, encoded by the coding sequence ATGCTTACAAACAACTCATTGGTGCTTAAAAAAGCAACGTTCAGTTTAGCCGTTGGCTGGACTCTTTTAATTGCTGTTTTATGTTTAGTCAAGTTCACCGACTTGCCTTCCATTGGAGTTTCCGAAGCTGACAAATACGTTCACTTTACGTTTCATTTTGTTTTTACAATGCTTTGGGGATATTATTTTTGGCTGAAGCTAAATGAAATAGCACTAACAAAAATAGTGTACGTTGCTATAAGTTCACTTTGCTACGGAATACTGATTGAATTTTTACAGGAAAAATTTACCACAACGCGACATGCAGATGTATTTGATGTGTTGGCAAATTTTAGTGGAGCAGTAGTAGCCTTAGTTTTATTTGTTTTAATTAAAAGACAGAAATTAGCAAACAAATAG
- a CDS encoding energy transducer TonB, which translates to MKKTLPFLVLLFLTGTIKAQVTQKAAERFPVFPSCESLQYQALETCFYNQVQDFVYNNFKVPENLKQNNFKGSVIVLFEVDDTGSFKVQYVDSNDEALVAESKRVFATIPKISPATYNGNPTYAKYTIKIAIPLQSAADLQAQKEANALAEKASNIYKPNNKQLTELDSIKYKKFESPQFESHINIPFSHSYYSQFDSALNQVGANNHTGSKPFSYADVSKYYNLKEENQKLLKSSKEWWGRKLWNENLVEIQGDGYWFTLNPIFDIQMGKSDPSVADYTYINTRGIQFNGGLGKELNFTTTIYESQGRFADYFNNYAVSIKPDGGNPAIIPGIGIAKEFKTDAFDFPMAEANLSYTPSKFINLNLGYGKNFIGDGYRSLLLGDGASPYPYFKLNTSFWKIKYTNIYTWLKDVRPEVTEDRTYATKFAASHYLSLNITNRWNIGLFESVIWTNKNNRGFDMSFVNPIIFYRTVEFTSSARSGNALLGLTTKVKWNNQINFYGQFLLDEFSLQAVKDGNKSWKNKFGYQLGAKYYNAFNIKNLLLQLEYNHVRPYVYAHSEAITNYGHNNQSLGHQWGGNFKEFIAIARYHKGRYFADAKVTFGERGLDFNNATDNFNYGSNIYLSYNDSRPFDTGVNIGQGNKTSIFIADLQAGYLINPSTNMKLFGSFIYRNFNPATETTNAIKESTTWFSVGLRCDIFNWYFDY; encoded by the coding sequence ATGAAGAAGACACTACCGTTTTTAGTACTGCTTTTTTTAACGGGCACAATTAAGGCTCAGGTTACCCAAAAAGCAGCCGAAAGATTTCCTGTTTTTCCGTCATGCGAAAGCTTACAGTATCAGGCATTAGAAACTTGTTTTTACAATCAGGTGCAGGATTTTGTATACAATAATTTTAAAGTGCCCGAAAATCTGAAACAAAACAATTTCAAAGGAAGTGTAATTGTACTTTTTGAAGTAGATGATACCGGAAGTTTTAAAGTGCAATATGTTGATAGTAACGATGAAGCTTTGGTAGCCGAAAGCAAAAGAGTTTTTGCAACAATACCAAAGATTTCTCCGGCAACGTATAACGGAAACCCAACCTATGCCAAATATACTATCAAAATTGCAATTCCGTTGCAAAGTGCGGCCGACTTACAGGCACAAAAAGAAGCGAATGCTTTGGCCGAAAAAGCGTCAAACATATACAAACCAAACAACAAACAGCTTACAGAATTAGACAGCATCAAGTATAAAAAATTTGAAAGCCCGCAGTTTGAAAGCCATATTAATATTCCGTTTTCACACAGTTACTATTCGCAGTTTGATTCAGCGTTGAATCAGGTTGGTGCCAATAATCATACAGGTTCAAAACCTTTTTCTTATGCGGATGTTTCTAAATATTATAACTTAAAGGAAGAAAACCAAAAGTTGTTAAAAAGTTCAAAAGAATGGTGGGGAAGAAAACTCTGGAACGAAAATCTAGTCGAAATTCAAGGCGATGGTTATTGGTTTACACTGAATCCAATTTTTGATATCCAAATGGGGAAAAGCGATCCAAGCGTTGCTGATTATACTTATATAAACACTAGAGGAATTCAGTTTAATGGTGGTTTGGGCAAGGAATTAAATTTTACAACAACCATATACGAAAGCCAAGGGCGATTTGCAGATTATTTCAATAATTATGCTGTATCGATAAAACCCGATGGTGGAAATCCGGCAATTATTCCGGGTATTGGAATAGCAAAAGAATTCAAAACGGATGCTTTTGATTTCCCTATGGCTGAAGCCAATTTGTCTTATACACCAAGTAAATTCATCAATTTGAATTTGGGTTATGGCAAGAATTTTATTGGTGATGGTTATCGTTCTTTATTGTTAGGTGATGGTGCGAGTCCGTATCCTTATTTCAAATTGAATACTAGTTTTTGGAAAATAAAATACACCAATATTTATACGTGGCTCAAAGATGTGCGTCCCGAAGTTACCGAAGACAGAACCTATGCGACCAAGTTCGCTGCCAGTCACTATTTGAGTTTGAATATTACCAATCGCTGGAATATTGGTTTATTTGAATCGGTGATTTGGACCAATAAAAACAATCGTGGTTTTGATATGAGTTTTGTAAACCCAATTATATTTTATCGTACTGTCGAATTTACTTCTTCGGCACGAAGCGGGAATGCTTTGTTAGGCTTGACAACCAAAGTAAAATGGAACAATCAAATCAATTTTTACGGACAGTTTTTGTTAGATGAGTTTTCGTTGCAAGCAGTAAAAGACGGTAATAAAAGCTGGAAAAATAAGTTTGGTTACCAATTAGGCGCCAAATACTACAATGCCTTCAATATCAAAAATTTATTACTGCAGCTAGAATATAATCATGTGCGTCCTTATGTGTATGCGCATAGCGAAGCCATTACTAATTATGGTCACAACAACCAAAGTTTAGGACATCAATGGGGCGGAAATTTCAAGGAATTTATAGCTATTGCCCGTTATCATAAAGGAAGATATTTCGCAGACGCTAAGGTTACTTTTGGCGAACGCGGATTGGATTTTAATAACGCTACCGACAATTTTAATTACGGAAGCAATATCTATTTGAGTTATAACGATAGCAGACCTTTTGATACAGGTGTAAATATTGGACAAGGAAACAAAACAAGCATTTTCATAGCCGATTTGCAAGCGGGTTATTTGATAAATCCGTCAACAAACATGAAACTGTTTGGTAGTTTTATCTATAGAAACTTTAATCCTGCAACAGAAACAACAAACGCCATTAAAGAAAGTACGACTTGGTTTTCTGTTGGATTAAGATGTGATATTTTCAATTGGTATTTTGATTATTAA
- the sov gene encoding T9SS outer membrane translocon Sov/SprA — translation METIYFTKSILNFKKLILGLILLLSATVFAQVTPTEPKPEEQEPTGYSTGKVEIKNPNSIVNAYTYDPATNRYIYTSTMDGFNINYPIILTPQEYEELVLRESMREYFKEKSDAIDGKKDGAEAKKKDLLPRYYVNSSFFETIFGSNTIDVKPTGSVEMDLGVRYTKQDNPAFSPRNRSQTSFDFDQRISMSLNGKVGTRLSVNANYDTESTFAFQNLIKLEYAPTEDDIIQKIEVGNVSMPLSNSLIRGAQSLFGVKAQLQFGKTTITGVFSEQKSQTKSVTAQGGGTIQDFEMFALDYDSDRHFFLSQYFRNKYDEALKDYPVIRSRVQITRIEVWVTNRQNRVSTTNNNLRNILALQDLGESRLSNFTDNSRVVAVNPQEYNINNFFLSPTATDLPSDNSNNKYDPELITTGTGLLNTSIRDIVTSSAGFNNLNPVDEGTDYSKLENARKLAPNEYTLNPQLGYISLQQRLANDEVLAVAYQYTIGDDVYQVGEFGTDGVDSTVLTGTTPDDASVSTQSLILKMLKSNLTNVEKPIWNLMMKNIYQIQGGYQLQQEDFRFNILYSDPSPLNYITPANTASPLPAGVAETPLLKVFNVDKLNYNNDPQAGGDGFFDFLPGLTVDQQNGRLIFTSVEPFGNLLFEKLRTTPTSSENYYGDPTTLDYNDNQRKYVFRNMYTGTQAAALQDAEKNKFQLKGRFKSSGGDGIPIGAYNVPRGSVVVTAGGRVLQEGIDYSVNYQAGRVQILDPSLQASNTPIQVSVENNSTFGQQTRRFMGINVEHKFSDKLLVGATYIKMTERPLTSKSNYGQESVNNTIFGFNANYSTEVPFLTRMVNKLPNIDTDVPSNFSLRGEIAFLKPDASKADQFEGEPTVYVDDFEGSQTTIDMRSAQSWSLSSTPKRPTMADYNDFGSSAVDLSYGYKRAKLNWYSIDPTMYVQTPGDIGNDGISFNSTRRIYSRELFPNTDIQIGQTTVINTLDLTYYPQERGPYNFNPQALPSGFNAIDAKDNFGGIMRSINSTNFEQSNVEYIQFWVLDPYFDEGNPTAVADPANTGQLYFNLGEISEDVLKDERKQYENGLPSSSSSQALTNTTVWGKVPSSQSLIYAFDVDGANRAAQDVGFDGINNTAEQSLPGIGGYAALADPAADDYQYFLSATGSTVFDRYKNYNGVEGNSPVGVSDNNRGSTTIPDVEDINRDNTMNTANAYYEYKIEIYPGGADGMPVGQNFITDKVVTTLSNTDIPNGTPTRARWYQFKIPVTQPTSVVGSISDFRSIRFMRMFMTGFSSPVTLRFGALDLVRGEWRRYDNSFQLTDTDPTDDNTNFDVLSVNIQENSQRVPIPYVTPPGVVREQLQNGQQVINQNEQSLSLRANGTPAGTGGLEVGDSRAVFKNVEVDMRQYNKLKMFLHAEALPSDTTPLQDDQMKAFIRFGNDFTNNYYQVEIPLKVTPGGATDADVIWPDANEINLNLSLLTRMKVKSLGLDLTTFPDGVYYPDDDITLPDGDGDPNLRLGIKGTPNFGLVRTLMVGIKNNHTDPVRGEVWFNELRLADLNNKGGMAAVLNMDTNLADFATVSATGRMSTIGFGALEQAPQERSREDMQQYNIVTNLSLGKLLPKKWGINLPFNYAVGEELITPEYDPFNQDIRLQQLIDNTTDPAERKNMRDRAIDFTKRKSINFIGVKKDRAPEQKQHIYDPENLTLSYSYNQVEKHNYEIENYIDQQVNTSVDYTYTFKNKAIEPFKKTKLFKKSSYWKMLSDFNFNYLPASISFSSNIIRQYNKQQFRQVDVAGIALDPLFRRNYMFNYQYGFNYNLTKALKINFTAASHNIVRNYMDENDVPDNSNTIWTDFWNIGTPNQHNQQLVVNYELPINKIPFLAFVKSTYSYTGDYSWQRASLAMDSVDGYDLGNTIQNAGSHRLNTAFNMETFYKYIGLGKKPAAPAQKPAALPKPGEKITSIKAQPAKTTNVFLDGLKGVLTSVKNIQINYTQNEGTVLPGFLPGLGFFGSAKPSLGFVFGGQDDVRYEAAKRGWLTTYPDFNQNYTQVVTKTLNFTANVDLFPDFKIDLNADRTYADNYSEQFNTDATGYHPQSPYNFGNFSISTVMLKTSFKTSDENSSSSFQDFRENRAIIADRLAQQYYGGPNYPRYGFDLPVPLPSDPNYNFITNNFGYPVGFGKNNQAVLIPSFLAAYTGLGIADHKAGDRANGISLGAFRDIPIPNWTIKYSGLMRYKFFKEKFKRFSIQHAYRASYTINSFRSNLDYNPNVPTQDNSGIGNFYNKTIIANINLVEQFNPLIRIDFEMKNAFKILAEVKKDRSLSMSFDNNLLTEVQGKEYIVGFGYRFKDVIFSSQLADNPTGIIKSDINVKIDFSYRNNKTIVRYLDYDNNQLGGGQNIWSAKLTADYSFSKNLTAIFFYDHSFSKPVISTSFPLTNIRAGFTMRYNFGN, via the coding sequence TTGGAAACAATATACTTTACAAAATCAATATTAAACTTTAAAAAATTAATCTTAGGATTAATTTTGTTGCTAAGTGCTACCGTTTTTGCTCAAGTAACTCCAACCGAACCAAAACCAGAAGAACAAGAGCCAACAGGTTATTCAACAGGTAAAGTTGAAATAAAAAATCCAAATAGCATTGTCAATGCTTATACATACGATCCAGCTACAAACAGGTATATTTATACCAGTACGATGGATGGCTTTAACATTAATTATCCAATTATTTTAACACCACAAGAGTACGAGGAATTAGTGCTTCGTGAATCGATGCGCGAATACTTCAAAGAGAAATCAGATGCAATTGATGGTAAAAAAGATGGTGCCGAGGCAAAGAAAAAAGATTTATTACCTCGATATTATGTCAATTCCAGTTTCTTCGAAACCATTTTCGGGTCTAATACAATCGACGTTAAACCTACAGGTTCTGTTGAAATGGATTTAGGAGTTCGTTATACGAAACAAGATAATCCGGCCTTTTCGCCAAGAAACAGATCACAAACTTCTTTTGATTTTGACCAAAGAATCAGCATGAGTTTGAATGGAAAAGTGGGAACACGATTAAGCGTGAATGCCAATTATGATACCGAGTCAACGTTTGCTTTTCAAAATCTTATCAAGTTAGAGTATGCACCAACTGAAGATGATATCATTCAGAAAATAGAAGTCGGAAACGTAAGTATGCCACTTTCAAATTCATTGATTCGTGGAGCGCAAAGTTTGTTTGGAGTAAAAGCCCAATTGCAATTTGGTAAAACCACAATAACGGGTGTTTTTTCAGAACAAAAATCGCAAACCAAATCAGTTACAGCGCAAGGTGGCGGAACCATTCAGGATTTTGAAATGTTTGCTTTAGATTATGATTCCGACAGACACTTTTTCTTATCTCAATATTTTAGAAATAAGTATGATGAAGCCTTAAAAGATTATCCTGTAATTAGAAGCAGAGTTCAAATTACAAGAATTGAAGTTTGGGTAACCAACAGACAAAATCGTGTAAGTACCACGAATAATAACTTAAGAAATATTTTGGCATTACAGGATTTGGGAGAATCCAGATTGTCTAATTTCACAGATAATAGTCGAGTGGTTGCAGTAAATCCACAAGAATATAATATCAACAACTTCTTCTTATCACCTACGGCTACTGACTTACCATCAGATAACAGTAATAACAAATATGATCCCGAATTAATTACTACTGGTACGGGATTATTAAACACAAGTATTAGGGATATTGTAACCTCAAGTGCAGGCTTTAACAATCTTAATCCGGTTGATGAAGGAACAGATTATTCCAAATTAGAGAATGCCAGAAAGTTGGCGCCTAATGAGTACACGCTTAACCCACAATTGGGTTATATTTCGTTGCAACAACGTTTAGCTAATGACGAAGTTTTGGCGGTTGCCTATCAATATACTATTGGTGATGATGTTTATCAGGTTGGAGAGTTTGGTACAGATGGTGTTGATTCCACAGTACTTACAGGTACAACTCCTGATGACGCATCAGTTTCTACTCAGAGTTTGATTCTGAAAATGTTAAAAAGTAATTTAACAAATGTTGAGAAACCAATTTGGAATTTGATGATGAAAAACATCTATCAAATTCAAGGCGGATACCAATTACAGCAGGAAGATTTCAGGTTTAACATCTTATATAGTGATCCGTCACCATTGAATTATATTACGCCGGCCAATACTGCTTCTCCATTACCAGCGGGCGTGGCCGAAACTCCTTTATTAAAGGTATTCAATGTCGACAAATTAAATTACAATAATGACCCACAAGCAGGTGGTGATGGGTTTTTTGATTTTTTACCGGGATTAACAGTCGACCAACAAAATGGTAGATTAATCTTTACTTCTGTTGAACCTTTTGGTAATCTTTTATTTGAAAAATTAAGAACAACACCAACATCGAGCGAAAATTATTATGGTGATCCAACCACTTTAGATTATAACGACAATCAGCGAAAGTATGTTTTTAGAAATATGTATACCGGCACCCAAGCCGCTGCTTTGCAGGATGCTGAAAAGAATAAATTCCAATTAAAAGGAAGGTTTAAATCGTCTGGAGGAGACGGAATTCCGATTGGAGCTTATAATGTCCCAAGAGGTTCCGTTGTGGTAACGGCAGGAGGAAGAGTATTGCAGGAAGGTATTGATTATAGTGTGAATTATCAGGCCGGAAGAGTTCAAATTTTGGATCCTTCGTTACAAGCATCTAATACGCCAATTCAGGTTTCTGTGGAAAACAACTCCACTTTTGGGCAACAAACCAGAAGATTTATGGGGATTAACGTAGAGCACAAATTCTCAGATAAATTATTAGTTGGTGCGACCTACATAAAAATGACAGAAAGACCACTTACGAGTAAATCGAATTATGGTCAGGAATCAGTTAACAATACCATTTTTGGATTCAATGCTAATTATTCTACCGAAGTTCCTTTTTTAACCCGAATGGTTAATAAATTACCAAATATAGATACGGATGTTCCATCTAATTTTTCATTACGAGGCGAGATTGCTTTTTTGAAACCCGATGCTTCAAAAGCAGATCAGTTTGAAGGGGAACCAACCGTTTATGTAGATGATTTTGAAGGATCACAAACTACTATCGATATGCGTTCGGCTCAGTCTTGGAGTTTATCTTCTACTCCAAAACGGCCAACGATGGCAGACTATAATGATTTTGGCTCTAGTGCAGTAGACTTGAGTTATGGATACAAAAGAGCCAAATTAAACTGGTACAGTATTGACCCAACTATGTATGTGCAAACACCAGGTGATATTGGTAACGACGGAATTTCTTTCAATAGTACAAGAAGAATTTATAGCCGTGAATTATTTCCTAACACCGATATTCAGATTGGACAAACTACTGTAATTAATACTTTGGATTTAACCTATTATCCACAAGAAAGAGGTCCGTATAATTTTAATCCTCAAGCGCTTCCATCCGGATTTAACGCCATTGATGCAAAAGACAACTTTGGTGGAATTATGCGTTCCATAAATTCTACAAACTTTGAACAAAGCAACGTAGAATATATTCAGTTTTGGGTTTTAGATCCATATTTTGATGAAGGAAATCCAACTGCAGTTGCTGATCCGGCAAACACAGGACAATTATATTTTAATCTTGGAGAAATATCAGAAGACGTTTTAAAAGACGAACGAAAACAATATGAAAATGGATTGCCATCCAGCAGTTCTTCACAAGCTTTAACAAATACTACCGTTTGGGGTAAAGTGCCATCTTCACAGTCACTAATCTATGCTTTTGATGTTGATGGAGCCAATAGAGCGGCACAGGATGTTGGTTTTGATGGGATTAATAATACTGCTGAACAAAGTCTTCCCGGAATTGGAGGTTATGCTGCTTTAGCTGACCCGGCAGCTGATGATTATCAATATTTTTTAAGCGCTACAGGGTCAACCGTATTTGACCGTTATAAAAATTATAATGGAGTTGAGGGCAACTCACCTGTTGGAGTTTCAGATAACAATAGAGGCTCAACAACGATTCCGGATGTAGAAGATATAAATCGTGATAACACGATGAATACGGCTAATGCCTATTATGAGTACAAAATTGAAATCTATCCTGGTGGCGCGGATGGAATGCCGGTAGGACAAAACTTTATTACGGATAAAGTTGTAACTACCTTAAGTAATACTGATATCCCTAATGGGACTCCAACTCGAGCAAGATGGTATCAATTTAAAATTCCGGTAACACAGCCAACTTCTGTTGTTGGTAGTATTTCTGATTTCCGTTCTATTCGTTTCATGAGAATGTTTATGACCGGATTTTCATCACCGGTTACACTTCGTTTTGGTGCTTTAGATTTAGTTCGTGGCGAATGGAGACGCTATGATAACTCGTTTCAATTAACCGATACTGACCCAACAGATGACAATACAAATTTTGATGTATTGTCAGTTAATATTCAGGAAAACTCACAACGAGTTCCTATTCCTTATGTAACGCCACCGGGAGTTGTTAGAGAGCAACTTCAAAATGGACAGCAGGTTATCAATCAAAATGAGCAATCACTTTCGTTAAGAGCAAACGGAACACCAGCCGGAACAGGAGGACTAGAAGTTGGCGACTCAAGAGCAGTGTTTAAAAATGTTGAAGTTGACATGCGTCAGTACAATAAGCTAAAAATGTTTTTACATGCCGAAGCATTGCCATCAGACACAACACCATTGCAGGACGATCAAATGAAGGCATTTATCCGTTTCGGAAATGACTTTACCAATAACTATTATCAGGTTGAAATTCCACTAAAAGTAACTCCGGGTGGAGCTACCGATGCGGATGTTATTTGGCCTGATGCAAATGAGATTAATTTAAATTTGTCATTGTTAACCAGAATGAAAGTTAAATCTTTAGGCCTTGATTTGACGACATTCCCTGATGGTGTTTACTATCCTGATGATGACATCACGCTTCCTGATGGTGACGGTGATCCAAACCTGCGTTTGGGAATAAAAGGAACTCCAAACTTTGGTTTGGTAAGAACCTTAATGGTTGGTATTAAAAATAATCATACAGATCCTGTTCGTGGGGAAGTTTGGTTTAACGAATTGCGTCTTGCTGATTTGAACAACAAAGGCGGTATGGCAGCGGTTTTAAATATGGATACGAACTTAGCCGATTTTGCTACAGTTTCTGCTACAGGAAGAATGAGTACCATTGGCTTTGGAGCTTTAGAGCAAGCACCACAAGAAAGAAGCAGAGAAGATATGCAACAGTATAATATTGTTACTAATCTTAGTTTGGGGAAATTATTGCCAAAAAAATGGGGGATTAATTTGCCATTCAATTATGCTGTTGGCGAAGAATTAATTACGCCTGAATATGATCCGTTCAATCAGGATATTCGTTTGCAACAGTTGATTGACAACACAACGGATCCTGCTGAGAGGAAAAACATGAGGGACAGAGCGATTGATTTTACAAAAAGAAAAAGCATCAACTTTATTGGTGTCAAAAAAGACAGAGCTCCGGAACAAAAGCAGCACATCTATGATCCTGAGAATTTAACGCTTTCGTATTCCTATAATCAAGTTGAAAAGCACAATTACGAAATTGAAAATTATATCGATCAGCAGGTAAATACCAGTGTTGATTATACCTATACATTCAAAAATAAAGCAATTGAGCCATTTAAGAAAACCAAGCTCTTTAAGAAAAGTTCGTATTGGAAAATGCTTAGTGATTTCAATTTCAACTATCTGCCGGCAAGTATTTCGTTTAGCAGTAACATCATCAGACAATACAACAAACAGCAGTTTAGACAAGTTGATGTTGCCGGAATTGCTTTAGATCCTTTGTTTAGAAGAAATTATATGTTCAACTATCAATATGGATTTAATTATAACCTCACAAAGGCATTAAAAATAAACTTTACAGCAGCATCGCACAATATTGTCCGCAACTATATGGATGAAAATGATGTTCCGGATAATAGCAATACGATATGGACAGATTTTTGGAACATTGGAACACCAAATCAGCATAACCAACAACTTGTAGTTAACTATGAATTACCAATCAATAAAATTCCATTCTTAGCGTTTGTAAAATCGACCTATTCATATACGGGAGATTATAGTTGGCAAAGAGCTTCATTAGCTATGGATTCAGTTGATGGATATGATTTAGGAAACACCATTCAAAATGCAGGTTCACATCGTTTGAACACTGCATTCAATATGGAAACTTTTTATAAATATATTGGATTAGGTAAAAAACCCGCTGCACCAGCCCAGAAACCGGCTGCGTTACCAAAACCGGGAGAAAAAATAACCAGCATCAAAGCGCAACCAGCCAAAACGACGAATGTGTTTTTAGACGGACTGAAAGGTGTTTTAACAAGTGTAAAAAACATTCAGATTAACTATACGCAAAACGAAGGAACAGTGCTTCCGGGATTCTTGCCGGGATTAGGTTTCTTTGGCTCGGCAAAACCATCACTAGGTTTCGTTTTTGGAGGACAAGATGATGTTCGTTATGAAGCTGCAAAAAGAGGTTGGTTAACAACGTATCCGGATTTTAATCAAAACTATACACAGGTTGTAACCAAAACATTAAATTTTACGGCTAATGTTGATTTATTTCCTGACTTTAAAATTGATTTAAATGCAGACAGAACCTATGCTGATAATTACTCAGAACAATTTAATACCGATGCAACTGGTTATCATCCGCAATCGCCATACAATTTTGGAAACTTCTCTATTTCTACAGTGATGCTAAAAACATCCTTTAAGACGAGTGATGAAAATAGCTCTTCCTCTTTTCAGGATTTTAGAGAAAACAGAGCCATTATTGCCGACAGATTGGCACAACAATATTATGGAGGACCAAACTACCCAAGATATGGTTTTGATTTGCCTGTGCCGTTACCATCGGATCCTAACTATAATTTTATTACCAATAACTTTGGTTATCCGGTTGGTTTTGGTAAAAACAATCAGGCTGTTTTGATACCATCTTTCTTAGCAGCATATACAGGATTAGGTATTGCCGATCATAAAGCAGGTGATAGAGCCAATGGAATTTCATTAGGTGCATTTAGAGATATTCCAATTCCGAACTGGACGATTAAGTACAGCGGATTGATGCGTTACAAATTCTTTAAAGAAAAGTTCAAACGTTTCTCTATTCAACATGCTTACAGAGCTTCCTATACGATAAACTCTTTCCGTTCAAATCTTGATTACAATCCTAATGTGCCAACTCAGGACAATAGTGGTATTGGTAACTTCTACAACAAAACAATTATTGCCAACATAAACTTAGTGGAGCAATTTAATCCACTTATTCGTATCGATTTTGAAATGAAAAATGCTTTCAAAATTTTGGCAGAAGTTAAAAAAGACAGAAGTTTATCGATGAGTTTTGACAACAATTTATTGACAGAGGTTCAGGGGAAAGAATACATTGTTGGTTTTGGATACCGCTTTAAAGACGTTATTTTCTCTTCGCAATTAGCGGATAATCCAACCGGAATTATTAAAAGTGATATCAATGTAAAAATTGATTTCTCATATAGAAACAATAAAACTATTGTACGTTATTTAGATTATGATAACAACCAATTAGGTGGCGGACAAAATATTTGGTCAGCAAAATTAACAGCCGATTATTCGTTTAGTAAAAACCTGACGGCGATTTTCTTCTATGACCATTCATTCTCAAAACCAGTGATTTCTACATCGTTCCCATTAACGAATATTAGAGCTGGATTTACCATGCGATACAATTTTGGAAACTAA
- the gcvH gene encoding glycine cleavage system protein GcvH codes for MNIPSNLKYTKDHEWVLIDGDTATVGITDFAQKELGDIVYVEVETLDQTLDKDEVFGTVEAVKTVSDLFLPLSGEIIEFNDELERNPEDVNSDPYGKGWMVKIKISNAAEVEELLSSDAYKQLIGA; via the coding sequence ATGAATATACCAAGCAATTTAAAGTATACTAAAGACCACGAATGGGTTTTAATTGATGGCGATACCGCCACTGTTGGCATCACCGATTTTGCACAAAAAGAATTGGGCGACATTGTTTATGTTGAAGTAGAAACATTGGACCAGACATTAGACAAAGATGAAGTTTTTGGAACCGTTGAAGCGGTGAAAACTGTTTCCGATTTATTTTTACCATTGTCCGGAGAAATTATTGAATTCAATGATGAATTGGAAAGAAATCCGGAAGATGTTAATTCAGATCCTTATGGAAAAGGATGGATGGTGAAAATCAAAATTTCAAATGCTGCTGAAGTAGAAGAATTACTTTCGAGTGATGCTTACAAACAACTCATTGGTGCTTAA
- the cyoE gene encoding heme o synthase — protein MNATANTFSFKQIAIDFKEITKAGLAISVVFSSIAGYLLGVLDFHDLKVTTLLMLAIGGYCMVGASNAFNQVIEKDLDALMDRTKNRPVASGRMSPNHALFVASLLTIIGLILLYLINPKSAMFGAISIFLYTSVYTPLKQYTPLSVFVGAFPGAIPFMLGWVAATDNFGIEAGTLFLIQFFWQFPHFWAIGWFLFEDYEKAGFFMLPTGKKDTSTALQTILYSVWLLVASMLPCLGYTGRLFLSPIAAVIVFLLGLWMIFYAVKLYQERTSKAARTLMLVSVSYISLLQLVYIIDKFLR, from the coding sequence ATGAACGCTACCGCTAACACATTTTCCTTCAAACAAATTGCGATTGATTTCAAAGAAATCACCAAAGCAGGTTTAGCTATCAGTGTGGTGTTTTCTTCCATTGCGGGTTATTTGCTTGGCGTGCTTGACTTTCATGATTTAAAAGTGACAACTTTACTGATGTTGGCCATTGGTGGTTACTGTATGGTTGGTGCTTCTAATGCGTTTAATCAAGTTATAGAAAAAGACCTGGACGCCTTGATGGACAGAACCAAAAATCGTCCGGTGGCTTCAGGAAGAATGTCTCCAAATCATGCGTTGTTTGTTGCCAGTTTACTGACCATTATTGGTTTGATTTTGTTGTATCTTATCAATCCAAAGTCGGCCATGTTTGGCGCGATTTCTATTTTTTTATACACCAGCGTTTATACACCATTAAAGCAATACACACCGCTTTCGGTTTTTGTCGGAGCTTTTCCGGGTGCCATTCCATTCATGTTGGGTTGGGTTGCGGCGACAGATAATTTTGGCATTGAAGCCGGAACACTTTTTCTGATCCAGTTTTTTTGGCAGTTTCCTCATTTTTGGGCCATTGGCTGGTTCTTATTTGAAGACTATGAAAAGGCCGGATTCTTTATGTTGCCAACAGGGAAAAAAGATACATCCACTGCGTTGCAAACCATATTGTATAGTGTTTGGCTTTTAGTAGCTTCGATGTTGCCGTGTTTGGGTTATACGGGAAGATTATTTCTTTCGCCAATTGCAGCGGTAATCGTATTTTTGCTTGGCCTTTGGATGATTTTTTATGCTGTAAAATTATATCAGGAAAGAACTTCAAAAGCAGCCCGAACATTAATGCTGGTAAGTGTTTCTTATATATCTTTGCTGCAATTAGTTTATATTATTGATAAATTTTTAAGATAG